A region of the Marmota flaviventris isolate mMarFla1 chromosome 3, mMarFla1.hap1, whole genome shotgun sequence genome:
GGTTCCTTAAGGAGTAAATAAAAGGATTTAACATTGGTGCAACAGAGGTATTGAGCACTGCTATACCCTTGGTCAATGCTTTTCCTTCTTTGGCTGAAGTTTTGACATACATGAAAATGCAGCTTCCATAAGAAATGGAGACAACACTCATGTGTGAGGAGCAAGTGGAAAAGGCCTTTTTCCTTTGCTCAGCAGAGGGGATCCTCAGAATTGTTTTAATGATGAACACATAGGAAAGAATCACCAATGTTAAGGTTGCAATGAGAGTTAATACTGCcaagaaaaatgcaaagagcTCTAGGTAGGTTGTGTCTGTGCAGGAGATCAGGAGCAAAGGAGAGGAGTCACAGGTGAAGTGGTCAATGATGTTGGAGTCACAGAAATCCATTTGAAGTCCCATGATCACAGGTGGAAAGATAATGAGAAAGCCAATCAGCCAAGAACCAAGGACAAGCAGGGTGCAGACCCTGCTGTTCATTATTGTTGTGTAATGCAGTGGCTTGCAGATAGCCACATAACGGTCATAGGACATCACagtcaaaaggaaaaattctgtTGCACCAAGCAATATAAAGAAAGATTCCTGGGCCATACAAGAATTATAGGAAATGGTTTTATCCCCTGTTATAATGCTGACCAGGTATCTAGGAATAGACACTGTGGTGAATGAGATTTCTAGGAAAGAGAAATTCCtaaggaagaaatacatgggtGTTTTTAGGTGCAAGTCTATCA
Encoded here:
- the LOC139705078 gene encoding olfactory receptor 6C76-like yields the protein MKNHTSATEFILLGLTDDLKLNVIIFLFLLFTYILSIAGNLTIITLTLIDLHLKTPMYFFLRNFSFLEISFTTVSIPRYLVSIITGDKTISYNSCMAQESFFILLGATEFFLLTVMSYDRYVAICKPLHYTTIMNSRVCTLLVLGSWLIGFLIIFPPVIMGLQMDFCDSNIIDHFTCDSSPLLLISCTDTTYLELFAFFLAVLTLIATLTLVILSYVFIIKTILRIPSAEQRKKAFSTCSSHMSVVSISYGSCIFMYVKTSAKEGKALTKGIAVLNTSVAPMLNPFIYSLRNQQVKQSFKNLIKKCFSNKIKWQTSLLPEV